In Papaver somniferum cultivar HN1 chromosome 9, ASM357369v1, whole genome shotgun sequence, the genomic stretch CAGTTTACTGCCATGTGGCCTTCTTCACCACAATTATAGCACGTACTATTAAAATTGGTCTCTGGAGGATCGAAATATCTTGGTCCTCTCTAATAACAGAAATAAgagaaataagaaaaacaaaagactaAGCCATTTGCATATCACTTGGGTTTTAAAATTCTGTTCATATTCAAAACTACAATAATTCCACTCACAAGCAATTTTCTTAACACAACATTGTTTACTACTTCAGCTCCATCTCCTTGCTCGGACTTAGGTTTCTCCACTAGCTCTTCAATCTCTAAAGTTCCATTTCCTTCCACTTCCATGGGTTGAGCTCTCACCACTACATCTTCTTCAGTCTGACTAACAGCAACTGTTTGTGTTCCAGCAGTTTCAACTGTTTCCGCCTCCTCTTCAGCCACAAAATTCAGCTAAACCAATCCAATACACATCCAAAACAATCATCATAAGTTCAAAAGTAAGAAATGATATACAATTCCCAACTCCAGTGAATATAATTAAAAGTACAGATTCCAATAACTCTTTGTTTAGGAAACCTAATCAAATTCAATCCAATGAAGCTCCAAATTCAATTATTAATCCTAGAAAGTGGTTACATACAATAAAACAGTTCAAAAGCAATCTTAGCTGTataatcaaacaaataaaaaaaacaccAATGTAACAATATACTTACAACTAACTCCTTTTCTCTATCCCTTCTCTTCTTTTTgcctctcttctttttcttcttcttcacctcagGTACCACCTCATCAGTCACtatttcatcaccaccaccaacacctccaTTACAAACTTCAtccgaagatgaagaagaaagattAATAACAGAATCCTGATTTCGTTTCCTCTTATTCTCTCTAACTCTAGCTTTCTCCACGATTTCAAGGGTCAAATCTCCATTTGCTTCTTCGTCATCACTACTCAATAAAATTACAGATTTCTGTTTAATATCATCTTCGAATTCTTCGTCCACCTTTGCTTTCATCTTTTCTTTCTTCGCCATTCAGAGAAGAGTAAAAGCAAAGGCAgatcttaaaaaataaataaatcaagggACTAAACCTTGAAAAACCCTAGCCCTAATACAGGATAGTACTAAACTTGGTTTAATGGAGAGAAAAATATACCAGAGGGAAGTGGTAGTGGTGGCAGAATTTAgagctttctttttatttttagggtttctgttttgtGTATAGATTCCGGGATCTCTACAGATTTGTGGGATTGTTCTGTGCGTTGAGCTATTGACTTTCGTTGACCAAACGGGCTTGACTATGATGGACCAGATATTAGTTGGGCTTCGCAAACGAGGGTTCACAAAtattaagaacgattttttggtaattgctaaaggCCGATACCAGTTTTAGCTTTGCGGGTACCAACCCATATAAAACACAATTGGTACCTGCCTTAACAATTGTGGTATCAGCTTTTAGCAACCAGGGGTTTTAGGACCCCTCTGTCTTTTGAGGGGAGCATCGAAGGTTTAAGGACTATGTCATTGCAAAGTAAAATCTAAAATCCTTTATACATATATTATTTAATCCTTAGAATGGGATTCCAACTCAACATCTTTTGAGATTTTGAGAAAATATCCTTTATTCATTAGTAGTTAATAAATTATTAGGATTAGATTATATATTCAAGTTAGTATTAGTGTTAGTAGGTTAAGATGAATAATCATTTAAGAAATAAGGAGGGGAAGAGGATTTTTGGAAAAATtagttttttggaattttgaatttaAAACCCACAAAATAAAGAGCATAATATTTAGGATACTCAGGTACATTTGTCAAAGAGTCAATTGCTTGGATTGGCTAAAATATTGTGAAAATGATAAATACTCACGTACATTTGTCAAAGAGTCAATGAGTTTTTATTGCTTGGATTGGCTAAAATCTTGTGAAAATGATAAATCTAATGGAGTTTTTGGGCTAAGTTTGGTACGAAAATATAAAACAGGTAGTTCAACTTAGGTTGGATGGAGTTTTTAGACTAAACGCTTAGGCGAATTTACATTTTGGGATGAACAGAGTAATGTTCAAATTTGTCGCGTCCACCATATTCTTAGCCAAACATAATGGATAGAAACTAGAATACAAAATATAAGCCTTGAGTTTGACTAAGAAGACATGTTATTGTTAGCCGAACCTTGCATTTAATATAACTTAAAATATATTAGAAGTTTGGATAGGAAATTAATAAATTCAGCTATGAAAATAATAAGTTCGACTAAAAATGATGTAACATAAGAGACTCATGGTAATATTCGACAACCAAACAAAAAAACTTAACGTAGTTGAACATAGGAGAAGAGTTCAACCATGATATTTTTGGGGGCCTAATTGGAATGTTTTTCAGATTCGGCTATGAAACTTTTATTAAAAAAACTAGGAGAAGAAAATTAGTTTTTGATTCATGACTTAGAATTTAGGTTAATCTATGATTTATTAGTTtagttttacattagtttaagttGATTTAAATCGAAGCAAAACCTAGTCCTTTCCATTCTCAAATACACCCTTTATCCCATCATACCAGATGGCCTAAACACATAGTACTAGTAGGCCCCTCAAAAATAGGTTGGTCCAGAAAATTGCTCGATATTAATATGAACCGGAAGTCCTAGTGGAAAAAGAGGCATCACCCCAATCCCTAAGGTATCATCTAAAGATAATATAAGATAATCTCGAGTATAAGAGATTCTCCGACTAGACCTCGAGAATTCATACATTTTATTTAAGCCACCttggattattttttttaatttttaaagggCTACGGATCACCTGTCACTTATTTTCCAGTCTCCTATTGTCCCAACCAATAAGAATATTTCACTTGTTTTGCTTTAAAAATGTATTAGTATAGTTAACAGTGTCTAACACATAAAGATAATGTTTACTGATTATGATTATGTCTCATCTAAATCATCTCAGAAAATTAGCAAACTAACGTTCGTTGGATTATAAATTGTATTTCTGCTACTGTTTTTTATAACTCTATGATAAAGTATCACTTTAAAGCTTTTCTTAATTATAACCATTTTGTTTTTCTTAGTTAATCAAAATAGATTTTAATCTTAATCATAACTCCGctatttttctttcaattttcttACGCCTCTTTTGAATTTTTCGTTCTTTGAACATAAATGGATTTCTTCCGTGAACTTAATCTTATCTATAACCGGCCACTACTAGCATTATCAACCTAAGTTAacgtatttcaagaaggattttGTGAAAGTGTTGGGGGTACCAAGATACACCACCGACTTTTTTATAAGTAATCTGGATGGACACACTCAACATAACtctgagagtaaaaactcaatcaaggaaagtgcatagagttatctctctctctctctcttgttgttagaacctttatagaattgaatccgtgaacctaattacaaagagagttcttggacggtaccaaagaccaatgtccaaggatcaatcaagtcttttccaactaacaaggttggacctagctactgtgattgatcaacgcacaaacctgtgatatttcaattataaagataaacaatataatgtggaaaaataaataacacagacatcagaagttttgttaacgaggaaaccgcaaatgcagaaaaaccctgggacctagtccagattgaacacaaaacTGTGTTAAtacgctacagaaactagcatactactaattaacttcgtactggaatgtagttgagcccgaactcagtctctcactgattcaggtacaatcgcgctccttacgcctcttaaatcccagcatgactctgcgcaattgattcccttagacgatctcacccacgactaagagttgcttcaactcaattgaagactttaaaccaaatcttcctcccacagattaagcctatatttgatttcctgatttacgatctaaacgcatgatcagatcaaacgatagacccaggtgatggaaatcggtAACACCTTAGACAAAAGtatagctatcctcaaaatctggacttatgcaacccgaagtgcatcctagattattattcacctcacaagtataaaacttgtggaatcaataaagtatgagacgaagagactttgttgattactatcgatcttgattgatggagcaagctctacaaacaatcaagatcaagatactcaagttatcaagataaaagttaactggacatggcttcacgagTCCCAGTGAAGCCtttgtagtcgttaaaccctaaaggggtttctggagaggacgattctggatacaactaggacacaccaaaaagtagtgtcaggattcaaagatcctagttgccaagagttctccttatatagacttcaaaacctaggttgctttaggtttaagctaagatagctttggaaccaagcaaacaatatccaccattcgatgaaagctttgaatcttaatcacgtatacaagatatacactatggttaggtaaaccgtaaccgaaccgtgtataaagactatgttcaacatggttatccgaaactagtcgatttgaacttaaaagcttaacactcattttcatgttcactaagacattaatattgaatcacaatcatgtgataaaatgagtctagtgttaattagataaATGATCAAATGCAAAATACTTCATAGAAAttatttaatcgcaattgaattaTGATCGACATAGTTTgcaaatgtacaaagtacaattacttgaatcgTTCGTGAATCGGTTGAGTTACAATTCGTGGACCGGTTTGAAAACTtatatgcaattaccgagtttCGGAGTCTACATAACTTTTCAGTTCATGatccggtttgcaaacttatgcaatTAGCAAGTTTCGGACTCTACATAACTTTTCAGTTCCtttcaaagatcttactactagaatcattgacaaatctaattctaatagaatcttgattTTGAGGTAAAGTCATGCTAGAAGATGATGAATCCAAAGTTTTTGAAaccttctctgaaaccttaaaattTCCCATAAGACCTAGGAATTGAGAGTACAAGAAGAAGGAAGAACTTACTTGATTTGCTCGTTGATGATGAATACAATCCTTAGTTACTTATGAATCTCCAAGTATGAATTTTTAATGGAGataatacatgaaccctagaaacgtTCATGTACGCGgacaagagaaggaagaagaaaggtaAGCGTACCTAAGTTCTTATAGACCCaagaatgggcttggacccgtttatgaaccgcgacccacaaaaggaaagCAAGATTTCTTAAACGCTTACCAACCAAGGTTCGCACACTAACGGAATCAGTATAGTGGAGTAAAAGAATAGTAGAGAGACTACATCACTTTTAACTAACCTtgggaagaaaaagaaagattacaaaataaatgaaCCCAAACAAAATAGTCAACCGTTACTTGCCCtacttcaagttatatacaaatggggtaaatccaagcttgttaccaagtgGAAAGAAGTGCAGAGTGATCCTTCTGCAACTTTTGCGGTTGATATTTGTGACATGTGCCacgtgtataatcatagtaatgatgatactcagggttaatgAAATTTTTAAAATCCTTTTTCCTGTGACCAAGGAACGACGTTTTCCGATCATTAGAACCTACATAAAACTCACcagagattttttttatcaatttcataTGAGTTGGTAGGAAACTTAGTTCGTACACATGATTTGTCAGGCACATAACTTTTATCAGAATGATTCAATTCCTTAATCGaaataagtttttctaagaatttaaaaacgctttcAAACGCTTTAattagatctttgtcaattgatccatcacgatagtattcctcaaaaagactaagagttaatctagtgagattccatatatTTGAGCGTTGACCACGTTTTCTTGAACAATTTTTCTTAtaagaacttttaatttttttcttagatttttcctcatcatccaagttttccaaagtcttagatgcagcgagattatcttgagagaccgGAGGTCTTGTGGATAATAAGCTTTAAACAATCTTTAAGAAATTCTGGCGTGcgctacagatgccaagagcaagtttctcAATTAGATTTCCCATAGGAACAAAATTTAGGGAttagtcaaacacaaacttattaggtttatagtgtttgcctgctctgataccaattgaaaaagcgggggtctaacaacctcacccaatatttcgcttagaaatctgtatggactaactccagtatactttcaagagaatcaactagacagtcagactcaatcttaataaaaaagtatatcaaagagttatatctcaatttctcaattcaatccgcaatcaacaaataataatttgcgagcctgattgaatataagagaaataacttgaacgataccaaagaccaatgttcaaggatcaatcaatttcaatcaacaaccaaaggttggatttaccaattgatcgatccaacgcacaacctgtgatatttcaattatattagaaaatataatgcgaaaaagaaataacacaaacaccagaagttttgttaacgaggaaaccgcaaatgcagaaaaaccccaggacctagtccagatttgaacaccacactgtattaagcctctacagacactagactactacaaagctaactccggtctggaatgtagtcaatctcacactgattcaaggtacagtcgtgctccttacgtctctgatcccagcaggatactacgcatttgattcccttagctgatctcacccacaactaagagttgctacgacccaaagtcgaagactttataaacaaatctgtatcacacagaaaagtctacacaatagataaatatgtctctcacagatatacctacgagtttttgttccgtcttttgataaatcaaggtgaacaggaaccaattgataacccggacttatattcctgacgaacggcctagtattatcaatcacctcataataatcttaatcgattaacgaaacaagatattgtggaatcacaaacgatgagacgaaggtgtttgtgactacttttctatctttcctatcagagatataaatctcaatccattcttacgattgtactcaatcacgacagAAAACATCAAGATCGGATCACgcagctacagagaaaatagttaggtttggcttcacaatcccaatgaagtctttaagtcgttaacctacaggatttcgtgaaaaacataaggttaaaggagaatcgactctagcttatacaattagtatcacacaggaggtgtggagattaggtttcctagttgctagagttctccttcatatagatttcaaatcagggtttgcaatcttagttaccttggtaacaaagcattcaatattcaccgttagatgaaaacctaattagattcaagctaatatctttcaaccgttagcttgttatatacaaatgaaatgtaccttcatttaggtttgagtaaccatacctaaacgtgtacacttagtcggttcaacaatagttaaccaatggttagccatatgagcactttcatatcaaccttattcatcttcaccataactagttcaaatgactcaaatcaactagttagatagttgttcaattgcttagatctcatagaagtatacaagatacaatcgaagcaaaatcggttatgattcactcgaatcaattcataaaaattatagccacggtttgcaaagattgcattctttattatataaatgttttagttcatgaacaaaccgattttagaaagtaacctacttaagtaagcaaatgggtacgcatacttaagtacccggattgagtttgtttttaacttccaaactccagcagaaattcacagacgtgaatcttccgccagtacgcgtacgggtacgcatacttacccggatttccaacaaccgccagtacgcgtacgggtacacatactttgggttcccggtttggacttttacacaaatgtgtgaacacactatgtttatatccaaacatggttactagttctaaactgtcatttcaatcattgaaactttcttagaggatgttaaaatagttgttattcacaaattattttcatcaaagcgattttcaagttattgaaataatcaatatgactttcgccacgagtaaagatgaacttggctaaagcgaaatcttaccaacacatatttcaagaaatagataagcgagataaactcgtcttgaaatagcaaatgtgtataattgaagtctatatagcaatacgacttttgtctcaaataagagatagagtagatagaattttgaatgatagataagttcaagtatccacataccttttgttgatgaagttccacaagttcccttgagtagttcttcgtcttcaatcgatgaacgccgcggagtctaaagcttaactacacttactatcttaatccgagacttagctataagtagactagaaatcaagacttatagttttggcaactaaacttgacaaacaagcttgagatagcaacgcttgcgagttcgaccgagcaattctctaacaacttTGGtttatcttcgccttcaaacggtagaacgcaaaatGATGACTGGGtcgtttctcaactccactatcctaaaccgagacttaactaattgtacactagaaatcaagatatagttttgacaacaagcttgatatagaaacacttgtgagttcgaccgagcaatgctctaacattttgttttcaaaaaaacaaaacaaaattaacattgTTATATGAAAAGCCCTTTATTTGAAATCTTTGAGATATGTTATTAAACATCTAAATTTTATCAAAGAGCGTAAATAtaagttttttttcaaaaagatgaagAACCACAGACATGAGATATCAACATGTTCTAGTTTTCGAAATAACGATGTTAAATTAATTTAATTACGTTGTCAattacaaataaaaaaatatagggAAAACATAGGTGGCGTATTCTCATTGGTTAGGACGGGAGGAGACATGAAGTTAGAAGATATGTGATCTGGagccattttaaaccaaaaataataattctccaattgaaatatcaaagatgAATGTTATGATGACGTGTAGGTAGCTATGTGGACATCCTTTAACCCATCATATACGGTTTCAGAGGTTTTTATAGAGGATGTAGACATCATTGTTATTAAAATCAAAGGTTCGTTATTAAAAGGATTCAATGAATAGTCAATGATTTAAAAAAATACAATCAACATATATGACAACTGGATAAGTAAAATAGTTAATGGTTGGGGATAGTTTTTACACATTCTTAAATTCATCCGATTCAGATCGCATATCCATAAAAAAGGTTTAAATGTAGGTTATAATTGGAGATTCTCTAAGCATCTATATCTTGATCGGGATTATCTGTTTGGAAGTTTGAAATGAGGCCTTTATAGGGTGACTGATTTGTTTCTTGTCAgtaattccccccccccccccaatttcataaaaaaaattgatcgacatttaatcattttcataaaaaaaaaaaaactttcactTTCTTCAAATAATAACGATTAACCATATTTTAAAACTCTATTAAGCTAATCGAATTCGTTTTTTTTTCTGCATATTTTCGAATTAAAAGAAAgaatatcaaaataaaaattctcTGTCAATTGCTCGATAATGGTAAATCTACTTTGAATACCAACTGGAGTACGATTATAAGGATTTCCACAACAAACTTGTACAAATTTTTCCATAACTTTTTGTCGAAACAAATTCTTATACACGGAATAAGTTCCTTCTTTATCTAGAATACAAAATGCAATAACAAGATGCAAGTCTTCTATAGGAGAGTGTTCCTTTCTCGTAATTTTACTGACACTTTTGTCTACAAAAGGGATGgagaaaaaaatataagaaaaaaagtTTTCGAGAGATGATTTGAGAAAATTTGAGTGGAATATCAAGTAGTAAGGAGATGATTTGGAGTGACTTGAGAAGAGAAACTAGTATCTATTATATATAGACATTTTTACCAATTTCTTTTTAAAAATTTGATATCCGGCAGTGGACAATATGAAACCGTTAAACAATGGTAAATTATCAAGATCAAATGTGGGAGAGgtgtagcaaaaaaaaaacacaaatttcaATACGCAAACAGAAACTCAGTATTCACCTAGTTGAATTACGGAAACTGGAAACTCAATTTTAGTCATCCATTTCTTAGCGAGTCATCCATTTCTTAGCCTTAGCAAGAATCGGGAACAATTATTTTTCTTTCACTAGCTAAGCCAAAGCTTTTGACCACATTAGTGTTTGGCTTAGGAGGTGTCTCACTGTTAGTTGTAGTTGTTAGTACTTGGCATTAGAGGTGTGTCACTGTTAGTTGTTACTACAAAGAGGTGTCATTTGTCTGTTTGTCCAGCATGTCCTGAGGTGAACCAATTGTAAAGAAACCGTGTACAAATAAGGTTGTTCATTCTATGTATCTCTTTGAGAAGAGCAAGACTTGTACAAACACATAACCAGGTACAAAAAAATTGACTAAAAAGGGCTTCACACCTAAACTTAAACTATTCATTTACAAGGAAAAACCCCACAAGAAAACCTATTAAGTCCCTTATTATACATACATTTTAATATTAGTAGTATTAATAGTACATCACTAGCACATAAAATCCCTGTGAAGCTGAAGCTGAAGCTGAGAAGAAGTTAACTATAATTCTTTGCTGAATTACCTTATCATCACTGTGGTGGTTTGACAATAAGGATAGGGCACTTGGCATGATGAGCACAATAGTCAATAACAATCTCAAGAAACGCCATGTACATTAGTTCATCTACTAAAATTAGGACAACGATATAAAATCCAAGCAACTTGAACTATAAATTACAATTGAATTTGATCAAGTACTTTTACAATTAAGTTAAATTAGAGAGTAATTTTAGTTAACCTTTTAGTTTTTCCAAGATCACGGCTACCAACAACAAGAATATCAGCATGCATCTGCTCATCTGCTTGACATATCATACCCTCCTTTCATCAACGTTTCCACTTTACCTGTCATCCATAAAAATAATTACAGACACACTATTTCATTACCGATCAAATGctccaaaaaagaaaatcaatcaaaatagttTCGTAAGtacaatttttttaggtttatctatTTAATTATGATCAGAATAACATATGTCGTATCTACCTTTGTTTGCAAATTTGTAATGCACGAGACAACAATATGGTAGAGTTTTGCTCTTGCGTTTATCTTACTGACTCTATCACTAATGTGGTTGCAcacacaaaaatatatatatatttctattcaatgataataataaaaaatacacATGTGTTAAAAATCAACCGAAGCAAATTTGTTGGAATAAGTCAATTGGTTAGAGCGCGTGGCTGTTAACCACAAGGTCGATGGTTTAACCCCAATTGTTTTAGGGGTAAACTTaacttatttttcttaattttaagaAAACATATGAAATTTGTCTTTTTGTTTTACCAGGGCCAGCAGGAAAGATGTAGTATTGAAAATGTTGCTGACATTATTAAGAAGATACATCATTccaaaattttgagtttgattAGGTTCGGTTGAAGAAGCAGCACCATAAGTGAATAGATTATCAAGAGCCCACTTTAAAGCATAGAAACTTCCTTCACTATCATCAATAGCTACCAAAActttcattggttttctctttgctGCTAACACTGGTGGTATCGTTTCTTGCTGCAGAATTTGTTCTTGTTCCTGTTGCATCATTGCTGATGTTCCTTCTCCTCTTCTCATGTAGACTGATCAAACACCTTAACTGagtttgtccatctttttccatCACATCAGAATTATGGTGGAAATCCTTAAGGAAAGATGCTTACAGATTTCATAAGATAATTTATAGAGTTGTGGTGGAAATCCgtagaaaaaaacataaaaacacatATTTTTGTGTAaatggttattattatttttttaatcttttttatcttttttgaattGTGTTTTTCCATTGAAAAGTTATTGAATGATACATTTGATTTGTTTTGGAAAGAAATATCAGGATCTTCACACATGCGTCTAGACTGGTAGATTATTAAGATTAGATTATACATTTGAGTTAGTATTAGTGTTAATAGAGTAAGATGAATAATCATTTAAGAaagaagaagtggaagaagatTTTTGAAAAAAACTAGGTTTTCAGAATTTTGAATTCGAAACCAATAAAATAAAGAGCATAATGTTTAGGATACTCAGGTATATTTGTCAAAAAGAGTTTCAGTGAGTTTCACTTGCTTGGATTGGCTAAAtgttatgaaaaataaaaaaaaattaatggagTTTTTGGACTAAGTCCGGCTAGCATCTTCCATGATGTTTACTTGTCAACAGTTGGCTTTAACAACTGTGagtaataaagattctccctATGTTAATGGTATGGGTAGTAATGATGATATGCATCAATTATGGCGCGTTCATAAGGTTGACGATGTAGTTGGTTTGCTACCAATATGCAACTCAGGATCCTCATCCAAGTCATGTTCAAATTGGAAGCGAAATTGGTCGAGGCAGCAACTTTTTTTTTCTGACGAACATCTAGAGTGGTATGGAGACAACTATAACAATTACAATACTACTAATGTTCATGATGACGTTACCACCACCAATAAGAAAGTTGTTATAGAAGAGATGGGATTACGCAATGAAGTCGAAAAGAAAGATATGAGAACTGATGGGTATTCTCCAACAAATTACAAACTAATCAAATCAGATGCAACAAATTTCTTGGCCAAGTACACACACTATTGTCAAGTTTGTGGAAAGGGGTTCAAAAGATATGCGAATTTACGGATGCATATGAAAGCTCATGGAGAAGAATACAAGTCTAATGTAGTATTAAGCAATCCAATGAAGAGTAGAAATTCTAACTCAATGGAAACTAATGCAGAATGCTACTCCAAATTGGTTCCGAAAAAAATATTCATCTCCGCAGGAAGGATGTAGATGGAACACAAAACATGCCAAGTTTCAGCCACTGaagtctatgaaaaataaaaattcatgTATATTTTTCAAAAAGAGTTTCAGTTAGTTTCAATTGCTTGGACTGACTAAATattgtaaaaaataaaaaatagctaATGGAGTTTTTGGACtaagttcggctaggaaaataAATAACAGGCAACCGAATTTAGCTTGAATGGAGTTTTTAGACTAAATTCCTAGCCGAATATTGTTCGGATTTACCGCGTCCATCATATTCTTAGCCAAACGTTCTGGATATAAATTGGGCTACAAAACACAAGTCATAGGTTTGGCTAAGACGACAAAGTTATTGTTAACCTAGCCGTGTActtaatatattaaatatataacgttcataataaatacaaatattatttccaaaatatataataaataatGTATTCCAACATTAATAATTGAGATATCCTACTAGTATGATGACTAGTATTAGCTAGTAATTCATGTACTTTACATAATTAATGAACTAGTTGTGTGGAATCTTTTAGGAAATGAGTAAAGCATAAATTTCAATActaagtaaataaataaaatatattttaataATTAATTAGGATCTATCCTTTGgtatcaaataaataaatttgaacAATAATATATTGGATTAAAAACATGTTCAAGATTTCCCGACAAATAAACTTTCTTATTCTAACTTAAATTGAAATATGTTAACC encodes the following:
- the LOC113312831 gene encoding uncharacterized protein LOC113312831, producing the protein MRRGEGTSAMMQQEQEQILQQETIPPVLAAKRKPMKVLVAIDDSEGSFYALKWALDNLFTYGAASSTEPNQTQNFGMMYLLNNVSNIFNTTSFLLALEGMICQADEQMHADILVVGSRDLGKTKRAFLEIVIDYCAHHAKCPILIVKPPQ